aagTTGGAATGGAAAAACAATATGGCACCGAACTACTACCGAAGGATCCCCTTGCTTTGCCTGCCAACAAGAACCTCATAAAGAACATAACATGCCGAGCTTTAATTAACTTTAGAACCGGCCCTTTTACAGTCTCGGCTGATTCTGACGACGACCCAATCCCCAACTCCTGTTTCTTGCCATTCTCGGTAACCCTCCAAAGTCATACACCTACAAGAAGACTAGCAGTATAAAAATACTGTCCTCCCCCATCTTCCTCGCGCggcaacagcaacaacagcagcagcagaagccaGATCTCGAAGGCAGGAGGCCGAGACAAGAACACCGCCCGCCAATGGACATGGAGCTCGACGCCGATGCGGCTCGCCACGGGTTCGGCAAGATGGGGTTCGGGTAGGCTCTgtctttcttctctctctctttttgctGACCTCCGGCCTCTGTCTGCTCCTCCATCTATTATCGGCAGCTGACTGggaaggctgctgctgcttgtctGCCGGGTGCAGGTGCGAGCACTACAGGAGGCGGTGCAGGATCCGGTCGCCCTGCTGCAACGACGTCTTCCACTGCCGCCATTGCCACAACGAGTCCACGGTCTCTGCTCTCTCCCTTCCTCAGTTTCTCTGCTCTCTCCCTTCCTCAGTTTCTCTGCTCTTCCTCTCCATCGACTCAAAACACTCTGATCCTGACAATCCGACATGTGTTTTCTCTCTGCTTGCGCGTCAACATCTTGTTCTTGGATTGGCCTTAGAAAGACGGGCACGAGCTTGACCGGCGTGCAGTTGAATCGGTACGTTCTCTCGTCTCTGCTACCTATCTATCTTGTTTTCTTTATCATGCTTCAAatgctcttcttttttttcgttgATTACACATATTGCCCCTGAGAAATTAAGGTACCCTGATCtgtttgtttcattttcatttgcaGGTTATCTGTCTCGTCTGTGACACCGAGCAGCCGGTTCGTCTCTGATCGCACTTGTGTTTCTTGTGTCATAAGTTTGATCATAACAGATTTGGTGATCAGGTGGCGCAATTGTGCAACAACTGCGGCGTCTGCATGGGGGAGTACTTCTGCAGTGCGTGCAAATTCTTCGACGACAATGTGAGATCGATTGATCGAGACCCCAAGCCATTGTTGGATGGTTCCTTTACTTCTGCTGGATTTGATGGTGGTTGATGAGATTTTACTCTTGTGTGCAGGTTGATAAGGAGCATTACCACTGCAAGGACTGCGGCATCTGCAGGTGTGTttcctcttccttttcctGTATTCAATTTGAAAGTTGCATGCTTCGGTTCAGTTCAAGTAGTGCTGTACTGTTAAATGTtgttagtactccctccatttcacgaAGGTTTGCGTAtattgtttcgttaagacaagtcTTTGACTGatgataactctattaatatgtgtttttacatacataaaatttatatcaagAGATTCGtttttaaaagttctttctaataatcatgattttgtatcatatatgttacatattaatagtgtaATCCTttgtcaaagtcttgtcttaacgaaacaaaatacaccaacctttgtgaaatggagggagtaacagcTGTGAGCGCGAATATAGGGCTGATTTCGGAAGtgtaattactccctccgacacatattacttgtcttaaatttgtccaaatatgaatgtatttatgtttaaaagcgtctagatacatataatatttcgacaagtaattccggccagaGAGAGTATTTTGCTTTCAGTTGTAATAATTGAACACACGTCCTGAAACAATTTGCTGTAGTACTTGTAAAAATTGCTGACCTGACTGAAACTCTGATGCATTTCAAACAGAGTTGGAGGGAAGGAGAACTTCTTCCACTGCCAGAAGTGCGGTAAGCAGGCTGCCTCCATGATCCAATTGTGTAATTTGAGCAATCCACTCTGATTCTTTGGATTCCAACTTCTTCTGCGGCTCTGCGCTGCAGGATCGTGCTACTCGGTTACTCTCCGCGACAAGCATCGGTGCATCGAGAACTCGATGAAGAACAACTGCCCGATCTGCTACGAGGTGTGTTTGCATGTCACAAACTTACAGTTGGTGATCCTACCTGTCTGCTCTTCCACCCATCCAATTGCTGAAGTGCATCATCACCATCATTTTGTGTTTAATTTGCAATGCAGTACATGTTCGATTCTCTGAGGGAGACGTCGGTGCTGAGGTGTGGGCACACGATGCACTTGCAGTGCTTCCACGAGATGCTCAAGCACGACAAGTAATCGCCCATGCCTTCTCACCCTACCCACGCAAGCAAAGCCATCCCTTTCGTCtgatcttgtttttcttgcttCGATAATGTTATCCATACGAATGCAGGTTCACTTGCCCCATGTGTTCGATGTCTATCTTTGACATGGAAAAGTTCTTGAGGGCCTTGGATGCAGAGGTAAGTATATATATGTGATGTAGTATATTTTTGTCAGCAAGATCCATAGCATTTGCATGATAGgcatagaaaaagaaaatctttttGGCTGCAAAGATTGCTGGTAGTTGTACTGATCTGGAACTAAGATAAGTTGGTTTCGTTTTTCAGATTGAAGCCAGTTTCTCGCACATGGGAAAGGTCAGTACGATGCAGGCTGACACAGTTAACCTGTACtcagtagtagtagtagcccTGGGCTAAATGAATCTGAGATGCGGTGCTGGGGTTTGGTATTAGAGGTATTAATACTTGGCATGTGTTGGTTGGAATGGATGCAGGGGTGGATCGTGTGCAACGACTGCAGGGACACGACCCGAGTGTACCCGGGAGGaggcatggcggcggcagggcagAGGAAGTGCTGCCACTGCCAGTCCTACAACACCCGCAGGGTCGCTCCCCCTGTGCTCCCGGCATAGCGTTTTACCACATCTGCACCGCAGATTGACTGCGTCGCCTCGCCTCGGTACTGTCGGCGAAGATTATGAGTAGTTGCCATTGATCTATTGATTCCAGCAACATGGACTGCATAAAAGACTATGTTATATACGGTGCCGTTTTATGTATGTACGGTAGCAATTGAGACAATTCCGTTGACCCCGCGATGTTCTTTGATTCTCCTGATCATTATTGATACGTGATTCATACTGCGGTAGTTTCTAATTTCCCAAAAATTATCTAGGTGACAAGGCTTGTGGTTGACCTCAAAAGTGCCCTTCTGCAGGTGCTCATCTCTTGCGTTTAAGAGACGACCGAAGTGATGGTGAGTAGACTAAGGGCTTCTCCAATAAGAGATATTACTAGTCCTTCACGAGGTGGGATAGATAGAAAACGCTAGTACTATTTACTTAAAGAATTAATAGCTTGTGCAAGACATCAATAATAAAAAGACAATGACATGTGGGTTCAtcagaaagagaagagaataAAATACGAAAGACAAGAGAATAAAAAACGAAAGATGAGAGAGATAAAAATTAATAACAACTTGCAATTGAAAGATGTCTTTTATTTCACAACTAGACCATAAGCTGTGTCACACCTTTAATTTGGTTTCAACACGAGGACCCTTGCTTACAGCTTTTGAAGATATGCTGCTTCATGTGAAACATCCTCCAtcgtctctttttttttccctttcttcctcGCGTCGCCTCTcccgcgggcggctcgggggcACCCTAGCGCCGGTGCCGCCACACAtccctcccctctcccccCCTTGTCAAggttgccgccggcgaagCCCTGGCCGTGGCCGACGATGTTGCCGGCGAGGCTTGCATCCGGcggcgcgtgcggcggcggggagcgacGCAGGCTGCTGCTGGCGGGGTGCGGCGCTGCGGCAGGAGGGGCGACGCCCTGCAGGGCGGTGCTGGAGCAGCCGCCTGCGGAGGGTGCTCGAGGCCTTGGCTGCGGTCTGGATCTGGCCCCTTCGGGCCGAGATCTGGGCCTAGTCCACGTGGTCTGCGGCTGggagggcggcgagggggCCTCCAGCggtgctgttgctgttgtCGCTGCGGCCCGATTTGGGCCTTGGCGGGCAGTGGAGCATCGCGGACCTGCTGGGGGGAGGTTGCTGCCGGTGGCTTGCAGGCGGGCTAGTTGGTTTTGGGTGGTGGGTGGCGTGGCAATGCCGGGCGAAAGCCATGCTTCCGGTTGCCGACCGGAGCCGACGACGGTGACGTCCGCGGGCGCCATCACCTTCTTTGAGGCATTGTTGTGGAGATGTTCTCTCGATCCATTCCCAAGGTGAGCTCCGGGGGAAACTCTAGGTTCTTTTGGACTAGACGATGGCAGCGCTCGACGTCGTTCCCCTTGTTGAAGGCATCGTTTTTGGAGCTAACGCCGGCTGGTGGGACCGGTGGTCTGGAGGCTTGGGGTCGCGATGTGCGGCGAGTGTTCGTGGGCGTCTTTTGTGGCATTGACGGCGGTGTTGAGCAGAGTTCGGGCTGCGGCGATGGTCTTGGTAGTGGGTCCTTCCGACGTGTCCGCTGGCTCTCGAGGACATGGTTTGCTTTGTCGTTTggaagtcggagtcgctaGCTCAGAGGAGTGTTTGCGTGATTACGATGACTTGAAGATAGGTGATCCGGCCTTGGGGTCTTGTTCGGCGCAAGCCTTGCATGTTGCCCCTTTGATGCTTATCATCAGAATCGTTGCCTCTTGGTCGCTTGCAAGGTGGCTGGCTGTTTGGCATGGGCCGACGCTAGCTTGCGTGCCTGCTGGGGCAGGGACCCCGTTCTTGGTCGTTGGTGGGGaaagtcggagtcgccagctcagAAGAAGTGtttgtgtgatgacgatgacttctGCGGGTGAACTTGATGGCAACTTTCTTTCAACAGCGTGCGTGGAGTGAGTGTGAGTAGCCAAGTCGGCCAGTGTGTCCTACCTGCGGTTTGCACGATGGGCTTTTGTAACGGTTTTTGCCCGGTTTTCCGTAATTAACCGGGCAACTCTCTTGTTCTTAATCAATGGAACGAGTCCTTTGGACTCcggtttgaaaaaaaaaagcttcatGTCATAGAGTAGTACAAAGCTCATCTATTACTCCCTCTTTCCCACTTTAAATGTTGTTTtaggttttttttataaaaaaactcGTTGGTCTCATCGCTCTCTTGTATGCATTAATTCCGAATTAAACAATTAAACCTCCATGACTTCCTCCTGTAAGGCTGTAACTACTCCACCCCCTCTtcggcttcttccttccaCATGTAGAGGGCTGATTTGTCGCATGCAAGGCTAATTATGGCATTGTGGGCTGATTAATTGCATGCGTGCCGTACCAGCTTCCACGCTGGCGGAGCAAGGTAGGAAAATCGGGCCGGATGATTTATTGAATATTTAACCATGCAATTACTGCCAACGTTGGGCCTATTTTTCAGTGCTTTAACTACTTCTTGGTATCTGAGTTTTTTCTAATACGACACTTACGCTGGGAAGGAAggagtatattttatttgcttaaGGCATAGCCATAGTAATATGGGTGGGtcttaaagaaaaaaaattccttaTGACCACTCCGACAATGTGCATTCTACGGAAAAGTCATCTATTATATCTTATTTACTTAAGACTCGTTCTTAAGATATAGAAAAGTCTTTACTCAGATTTTTCTAACATTGGAGACACCACAAGCCATAAGTCATAGTGGGATTAACTGAGGTAGTAACATAAGATGCCAACTAGacattttggtgacatggcatgatattaaatgaaaaaagaaaatgaggtGGTAACTaaatatgttaccataacatcacacaaaacAAGCCAATATGAGTTTACAACCTAATAAATGACAGTATGCATGAcaccatatatatattattaCCCACTATGAAGGTAGTAACTTAGAGTAGTAACATATACATTTTACTACTCTAATTTATTCCCaactatgaccagcctaagCAAGCCTTCCCCCCACTCTTCTCCTCATGGGCATTTTCCTCGTTTTATTTTTAATGGGCTGGAAACTTCCTGTTGATTAAGCATGGTAATTAATATTAATATTATATTCCCTTCATTTCATAAAAATTGGCGTATttcgtttcgttaagacaagtcTTTGATcaaaaattactctattaataagTAAGTTATATGAGACGAAATCATGATCATTagtaagaacttttaaagacgaatccattgatataaatttcatgtatgaaagaacgaatatcaatagagttttcattggtcaaaatcttgtcttaacgaaacaaaatacgtcaacctttgtgaaatgtaGGAAGTATTTGTTTCGTGCCCCCTGAACAGCTGCACATCTCGCCCCGGCCAGTGCACCAGCTTAATTTCCTTAGTTACTATGGATCTTTTTCTTGCACACAAAGACCATGATCGATGGGATGGAACGCGTTATCACACGAGGGTATAGTAGTCCAAGGATTTACCAATACACATCACCAGTATCCTCTTGTACCGTGCATACACCGCCCCTGACCCAACCTGTTGTGTTGCTTCTGGTTTATGGAACCATCTTTATGAGAGCAGGTTGTGGAACCATGTCCTTCGAGAACCTGCATCGGGTGATGACAAAAGGTTTGTGGAGGGAGAGGGACCTCATGCGACTGCTCGCATCAGATTGACTACTTTCTTGATGAAACATGGACGACAACACTGAGATGAGATCACCAAGCACTCTGGGTAGACTCCACCACCCAATATTTCTGCGGATACCGCATATGCATGTATTACTCATCCTTCCTATGGAATTGAATTTTGGGTAGCTACATTATTTCTGCAGGCGAGATagttatacttcctccgtccaacaaatgatgtctcaacattaactaaactagcaaggttaATTGCGCGGGAAACCCCTTTATAattgcttttggttttttcCGCCTAATATACatatttctattttattttaaaaacactTATCAATTTGTGAAGTCACAATAGCCATATCCTCCATGCATTTTGGTGAACTCTTCACGACTTCACCATATGTCGTTGATATGACGCCTTGACTAAGGTTTTCATAACtcgtcaaaataaaaaggtaTCTGTCTCCCGGAACCCTAGCTGTTTCTGTCCCAAAAAAGCATTTTCGCTCCACTGCTTCCCGCAGGCGTTGCTAAGGTCCCTTCCTCCCCCGTTTGCCGCTACGGGTGGAACTCCGACCTACGTTGAGGGGTGGTAGTTAGGTTTCTTAGAGTTAGTTTTGGTTCCTCGGCTGCGATGCTATGGTGGATATCGCGATGCCATGCGGTTTAAGAATTATGTTTCCTCGACTAATGATCCACCTCACCGGTGACGATTTCGTTGGCGGCGACTCTTCTAAAATAGTCGATTTGTTTATGTGTCTTTGTGTTTTGTACATGCTATTCTTGTATGTGTACATTTTCTCTGATCAGCGAGGTTCGGCCAACTTCGGCTTCGCCTCGGAGCTATTAAGGTTAGGGCTCGACTGATTTGATTGGCCAAATCTAAAAACGGTCTGCTTCTCAAATCAATATCGCAGGCGTCTTCTGGCTCAGACCGGTTACTTTCTGGTTTCCACGTCAAAAACATTGTCATAACTTCGACGTGCTTTGGAAGTCCGAAGTCATTTTCCTCATGGAGttgtgtaattttatttttgttcatttgaATAAGTACTGTAAGAGTTGGTTTCTTTAATATATGACATTTTCCTTCCGCAAATAGAAAAACGGTTGCGAGAACACACATCGAATGAATTTGAGCCTTTATCTATTACACCAAAATGTTGTTTCCGCTATCATgaaattttgtttctgttaGTGTCAAGAAAATACGCTTTTATGATCAATCTGAATGTTTCCTTTTGTCGATCAAACATAATGTTTTCCTGGCATAAATCATGGTCCAATTGTAAAAAAAGCATCCATCTTTAAAACACAAATTGTTatttttcagaaagaaaaattatCTTGGAAACCATGTCAGACGTGATTCACGTAAGCGCATAGATCCAGTCACAAATCATGTCCGGCAACTATCTTGCACCCGTTTATTAATTTGTAATGGTCGTACGTTTATTTCTAGCCCAtcaatgaaataaaatatgccATCTCGTGATGTTTATTTCTAGCAcatcaatcaaatcaaatatgtcatcctCATAAAATCTTGACCAGGTTTCAATCTTCGTCGGTTTCCCTCATCTCTGATAGCCTATTGGGCGCCTAGAGGTGTGGGAAACCACTGATCAATATCTGTCCGTTCTATTAGTAGTACCTTTATTTGTAAGGTTTTGTGTGTCGTTGGCGGCGGCCTTCGATGGAAGCTAAGATGCACGGATTAAAGGTCTTCTGACTCCATCCCTGTTCTGGCGTGGCTATCATATTATGCGACATGAAGATTGTGGATATGGAAGCGACGATGCAAAGATTGAAGGTCTTCCGACTCCATCCCCGTTCTAGCATGGCTATCATCGTGTACGACATGAAAATTGCGGGTCTCACGGCTCGTGATTTTGTACGTTTTGTCCTCTTTCTCATCGGTTCGGTGACGATTCAATGTACTAACAACATTTCTTGCGATGGGTGTGTCTGGCCACAGCTCGTTCAGCCATCTCAATTTCTCACCCGCTAGCGTGGGGGCTCATGCGGCTTAGTCAACCGTTGGTCTTCTAATGTTTCGTTACCTGATATTTGAAGAAATGTCAAGATGTGAATTGAAGAAATGTCAAGGTGAATTACGCAGTTAGAGAAGTTGGCTTCAAATACTTTTTATGTAATTTTAATAATAGCTGTCATTTTAGTTGTTCGATCAATTGGAATTTTAGAGATAAACATTGCTTGTTTTTTACTGGGAACATTGCTTGTTAGTGAGTTGCAGCGAGAATAATCCGATTTACTGATTTCTGAGACGCGGGGTCTGGTATTGAAACAAAGGACTCCGACTAACGTcgcatgctttttttttgaacgaaCAAGCCTCTTTATTAAGTTGAAATAATGGTTACATTCTCAATCAAGAGAGGCAGAATGCTAGGAGGGGGAACTAATCCATGACTCCGACTAACGCCGCATGCTTGCTTTACCAAAAGCCGACGTCCGtgcagttaaaaaaaagaagctaatGTACGTGGGAGGCGTTAGGTGCAGCTAAAAAAACAGCTACCGCACGATGCagctcaaaaaaagaaaataacgtaCGTGGGAGGCGTTACGTGCagctaaaaaaaacagctaGCGTACGTGcagctcaaaaaaataaataacgtACGTGGGAGGCGTTACATGCAGCTAAAAAAACAGCGAACGTACATGcagctaaaaaaaactagcgtATGTGGGAGGCGTGGGATTCGGTCGTTCCGATTCCGTTTtaagcagtttttttttgccaacgTAACAGTTAATCTCGTATCCAACGATTGAAAATAAGTGGAGTGATGTAGATCAACGTGAAGGCTCTCCTTGATACCCATCATATTGTTTTTAGTATTTAATAGAACATGGAGGCTCCTCTTGGTACCCCTCATAATGCTTTAGTATATAATATccttctgattctaaattcttgactcaaatttgacaaaatatgtatgtatttattcttaaaaagcgtctaaataa
This is a stretch of genomic DNA from Brachypodium distachyon strain Bd21 chromosome 1, Brachypodium_distachyon_v3.0, whole genome shotgun sequence. It encodes these proteins:
- the LOC100836585 gene encoding E3 ubiquitin-protein ligase SRFP1, whose translation is MDMELDADAARHGFGKMGFGCEHYRRRCRIRSPCCNDVFHCRHCHNESTKDGHELDRRAVESVICLVCDTEQPVAQLCNNCGVCMGEYFCSACKFFDDNVDKEHYHCKDCGICRVGGKENFFHCQKCGSCYSVTLRDKHRCIENSMKNNCPICYEYMFDSLRETSVLRCGHTMHLQCFHEMLKHDKFTCPMCSMSIFDMEKFLRALDAEIEASFSHMGKGWIVCNDCRDTTRVYPGGGMAAAGQRKCCHCQSYNTRRVAPPVLPA